The segment GACGATAAGCTTTGCAGACTACATAAAGTATGGAAGTGAACCGGCTTGTAAAGACGCAGGAAAAATTCGCTTCGAAGGCAGAGATTATATCGTACAAGATGGCGATATAATGCACTTTAGGTTTAATGTGTAGTTTATTATGCAGCCACTTATTTAAAGTTAAGTTTTCTGGATCCAAGTAGTCAGGGCACTGGGATGACAAGAAAGGGAGCACTGGAATTTTTGTTTCAATATTTGTACATTAGCCATGCATCTGAACAGATACCTCCCCTAAACGGATATACTGTAGAAGGAGAGTTTCTTCTCCTATGATTATTGTCCAGTAGAAATTTCAAATTTTGTGAAATCTTTAAAAACCCAGTCATTTTTAAGAGTATAGAAAATAGTTATAAGAAATTTCCTAGCAGTAGCAGTTATAGCTTTAGCAGAACCACGCTTCTTTTTTATATGTTCATAAAAACTTTTCAAGTAAGGACTGTAACGTACAGCAATCCAAGTACATTGAACTAAAGAAGTACGCGCTATTTTTGACCCTCGTTTGGTAATTCTTCCAATTGTACATTGCTGATTAGATTGAGAAACTCTTGGTACAACTCCAAAATATGCAGTAAGTTTCTCAGGTCTACGGAAATCATTAATGTCTCCAATTGTTGCAATAAAGACAGCTGCAGAAATTGGACCAATTCCCTTTATGCTGATAAGATTGCTGAACCCAGGAAGTTGTTTAGCAAAAGCTATAATTTCCTTTTCAAGTTTTTTAAGGCTTTCTCGGATAGCTTCTAAATGATAGCTAATCACTTCAATTTCAACTTTTTCTAAAGGCTCCCAATTATGCTTTTGAGTAGCACGTTCAAATCCTACTTTAGTTGTAAGTACTTCTTTTTTAATTTTTATTCCATGATAATTAAAAAGACCATGAACTTTATTGATTAAAGATACCCGTGACTTTACTAACTGATCTCTCGTTTGAAGAAGAGAAGCTAACTGCTGGCATTGTTTGTTTTTGCACCTTGCCTCAGGCAACATATCTTTGCTTAGAAAGAAAGCAATAGCTCGCGCATCATGCTTATCTGTTTTGTTCACAGAGCGACGAACAACTTCAAACTGTCCAGGAGCAATTATTACTATGCGTTTAACGTAAGGTGAAACTGCATCATAAAAGAAACAGCTGTTACCTGTTGCTTCTATGGCTACTTCATATGTTTCTTGAAGATCTTTGGTGAAATTATCCAAGTCTTTTAAGCGAAACGTTTGAATATGCTCAGGTTTCCCTTCTTGTAAGTAACAAGCAGTAAAACTATTGGTATGTAAATCAACTCCAATGTGACGCATATTTTTTCCTCCAATTGCATATTTCAATATATCAGAGTAGAATATTGCCGGTTGTTCCAAACTCCTATACGAGGTCATCACATTTTGTGAGCCTCACGATGATTTTCGGTGGCAGGGGCAGTTAATCTCCCCCACGAAGTCTTCTTTCTACTCCCTGGGCAGAAAGTGCTTCAGAAAAACATCCAACCTGCCACCTATCCACTCTGAGAAGTTATTATCTTCTCTTGCTTCCAACCAAGCAATACTTATTCATACCATCTCCCCAGTAAAGACTAGATTCCAGACTGGAATGACAGCAGTCCTACGTCATACCGCGATTCATTCCATAGCTGTACGAACATTCATTTTTGAAGGTAAATTGCACAGCAAATGGTCAGTGCTTGGCACTGGAATAACGTCCTCCTTTGTCATCCCAGTGCCCAGACACTGGGATCCAGTTTTCCATATAATCTCATCGAAAATGTTGTAACCACTTTCTATGCTAGTTTGCTTGCTTACAAGCAAACTTTTCTGGATCCAAGTAGTCTGGGCACTGGGATGACAGGAGAAGGAGGCTACTTGCATGACACCATTCTTTTTTCTGGATCCCAGTGTCTGAGAACTGGGATGACGAGAAAGGAGCACTGGGATGACATCCTCCCTAGCGGAGATTGCTCTCAAATCACAATGTTCGTACAGTAAGCACTGACCACTTTGCTTCAATATTTGCGATGCCCCTGAACAGATACAAAAAATCTATTGTTTTTTTATAAATTAAATCCTAAGGCATTTTTTACTGTAGATTAATCATTTGATTATAGTATCATTTTAATTAAGCTTATGTTTTGAACATTTATGAAAAATATTGTATATTTCATACTATTAGCTGTTGTATTCGGATCACTGAGCCTATTTGCTGTAGAGCAATTTGAAGAAAAGAAAATCGAATCAGTTCATAAAAACGAAAATGTAGGTGTAAGGAAGCAAGATAGCACAAATCAAAAAGATGAGTTAAAAAGCAACGTCGATGCTAAACAAACACAAGAGGCTGAGAGCAAAAGATTAGACGGCACTACCGATAAAGAGAAACTGCAACACAACGAGGACAAAGCTTCCGTGGTTGAAAAAACTATAAGTAAAGGTGAAAGGATTGATAAAGATTTGCCAAATGACCAGCTAGAAGGAAGCACAGACAAATTTGCTCAAAATTTACCAAATGTGGCCAATAAAGAAGTGAATAAAGATTTGAAACCAGAGCCTTTGCCTTTAAGTGCTGATTTAAATGAGAATACAGCTAACCCGCAAAAAAATCTACAAGCTGATCAGAAGATTGATATAAAAGATAATGAACTTTCAAAAAGTGATGTGAGTCAATTATTAGAAGAAAAAAAAGAAGAAGTAGGAAGTCAGTCTGAAGAAAAAAAAGTGAAAGAAACAAACAATAATTCCAAGGACCGCAATAGGAAGAGTCGAGTAAAACCTATAACTAAAGAAGAAGAGCAAAGTGAAAAGAAAAATTTACAAAAATGGACAAAGCTAAACAGAGAACCAATAAAAGAATGGAGTCATAAAGATATACAAAGCAAGTCAATATATAAACGACAATATGATAGCCTTAATGAGCATCTTCCTACAACTGTATTTATTGATGATTACAGTAAGCAATTTTTTTACTGTATTAAGAAAAATAACTTACCTTGCTTAAGAGGAATAATAAGTAAGCTAGAAAAAATTGGATTAACAACTCAAGAGATACTAAGGTTTAGAAATAAATTGGGTGATACTCCTCTCATTTATTCAGTTAAACAAGGTGAGGTAGACATAGTGCGCTTTCTCTTATTACAAGGTGCTGATCTTAGAGTAGTTAATAATAATTTTCAATCCCCAATTGATATAGCAATCGAAAAAAAGCAGGTCAATATAATAAATGCGATTGCCGAAATGATGCCACATCTTTTGGAGGATAGAAAAATAGACAATAAAGAAAGCTCAGCAATGTACGATTGGGCTGTGAAAACGAAAGAAATACAGTGCGATAAGCAAGATGATTAGATTTTTGATATTAATTTTAGTTGGTCATTTATGTTATGGAAATGAAATAAATGATGAAAAAAATCAGATTAGTGATTTTTTAAATGCTCTGCGTGATGCAAAATACGTATCTTACAGTAAAAAAGACTTTGCTGAATTTTTGGTACAGTGCCACAAAGAGGGCGTGCCAGAAGATTTTAAGAAAGGTTTTGGTTCTAACTTAAATGGAGCTAATTTTAACCAACTGTACCTAAGTAAATCTGTTTTTGATGGAGTAAGTCTGATTGGTGCCGATTTTTCTAACACCGATTTATCCGACGTGTCTTTTATTAATGTTGATTTACGTGGTGCTAATTTCTCCAATGCTAATTTACATGGCATTAAAATAA is part of the Wolbachia endosymbiont (group A) of Anomoia purmunda genome and harbors:
- a CDS encoding ankyrin repeat domain-containing protein — translated: MKNIVYFILLAVVFGSLSLFAVEQFEEKKIESVHKNENVGVRKQDSTNQKDELKSNVDAKQTQEAESKRLDGTTDKEKLQHNEDKASVVEKTISKGERIDKDLPNDQLEGSTDKFAQNLPNVANKEVNKDLKPEPLPLSADLNENTANPQKNLQADQKIDIKDNELSKSDVSQLLEEKKEEVGSQSEEKKVKETNNNSKDRNRKSRVKPITKEEEQSEKKNLQKWTKLNREPIKEWSHKDIQSKSIYKRQYDSLNEHLPTTVFIDDYSKQFFYCIKKNNLPCLRGIISKLEKIGLTTQEILRFRNKLGDTPLIYSVKQGEVDIVRFLLLQGADLRVVNNNFQSPIDIAIEKKQVNIINAIAEMMPHLLEDRKIDNKESSAMYDWAVKTKEIQCDKQDD
- a CDS encoding IS110 family transposase, which gives rise to MRHIGVDLHTNSFTACYLQEGKPEHIQTFRLKDLDNFTKDLQETYEVAIEATGNSCFFYDAVSPYVKRIVIIAPGQFEVVRRSVNKTDKHDARAIAFFLSKDMLPEARCKNKQCQQLASLLQTRDQLVKSRVSLINKVHGLFNYHGIKIKKEVLTTKVGFERATQKHNWEPLEKVEIEVISYHLEAIRESLKKLEKEIIAFAKQLPGFSNLISIKGIGPISAAVFIATIGDINDFRRPEKLTAYFGVVPRVSQSNQQCTIGRITKRGSKIARTSLVQCTWIAVRYSPYLKSFYEHIKKKRGSAKAITATARKFLITIFYTLKNDWVFKDFTKFEISTGQ